In one window of Desulforhabdus amnigena DNA:
- a CDS encoding anthranilate synthase component II → MRLVMIDNYDSFTHNLVQLFYEFDIEVLVFRNDRITPAGIEKLAPDWISISPGPKSPSHAGVSKAVVHHFGPHIPILGVCLGMQVINEVFEGKTRKAPVPVHGKRSLVKHANRGIFSNLPSPFRVARYHSLCIEIRSPLLQPLAWSEDQVIMGIQHQTWPLCGVQFHPESFMSEYGLELIDHFLSLHPAWCSGRTFKPNDGAPFPRVPPPAARQTPPMFQGHWMEQTL, encoded by the coding sequence ATGAGACTCGTCATGATTGACAACTATGATTCTTTCACTCACAACCTGGTGCAATTGTTCTATGAATTCGATATCGAAGTTCTCGTCTTTCGCAATGACCGCATCACTCCTGCCGGGATCGAAAAACTGGCACCCGACTGGATCAGTATTTCTCCCGGGCCAAAAAGTCCCTCTCACGCGGGCGTAAGCAAGGCTGTCGTCCATCATTTCGGCCCGCACATTCCCATTCTCGGAGTATGCCTCGGAATGCAGGTCATCAATGAGGTCTTCGAAGGGAAAACCCGGAAAGCACCCGTTCCCGTGCACGGCAAAAGATCCCTGGTGAAGCATGCGAACCGGGGCATCTTTTCGAATCTTCCCTCGCCGTTCCGGGTCGCCCGTTATCATTCCCTCTGCATAGAAATCCGCTCACCTTTGCTCCAACCCCTGGCGTGGAGCGAGGACCAGGTGATCATGGGCATTCAACATCAAACCTGGCCGCTCTGCGGTGTCCAGTTCCACCCTGAATCCTTCATGAGTGAATACGGATTGGAGCTGATCGACCACTTTTTGTCCCTCCACCCCGCATGGTGTTCCGGCCGGACTTTCAAACCAAACGACGGTGCTCCATTTCCCCGTGTGCCCCCTCCCGCCGCAAGGCAAACACCGCCCATGTTTCAGGGACATTGGATGGAGCAAACTCTATGA
- a CDS encoding FAD/NAD(P)-binding protein, protein MYAHNPYLPELATVQEVIQETHNIRTLRVLLDDEEKMKQFTFRPGQVGQLSVFGVGESTFVINSPPTRKDYLQFSVMRTGEVTTKIHQLNAGDQIGVRAPLGNGFPYEAMKGKNILFVGGGIGMAPLRTLMLYMADNRQDYANITAIYGARSPKDLCYTYEFEEWRSGGVDLVLTVDAEFPGWKERVGFVPTVLKEVAPSPENCLAIVCGPPIMIKFVLFGLKELGFEDHQIYSTLEKRMKCGIGICGRCNMGTKYVCVDGPVFTYDQLRQMVPEM, encoded by the coding sequence GTGTATGCGCATAACCCATATCTGCCGGAGTTGGCGACCGTCCAGGAAGTGATTCAGGAAACACACAACATTCGAACGCTTCGTGTTCTCTTGGATGATGAAGAGAAGATGAAGCAATTCACTTTTCGTCCTGGTCAGGTCGGGCAGCTTTCAGTTTTTGGAGTCGGCGAATCGACGTTTGTTATCAATTCGCCCCCCACACGAAAAGATTACCTGCAATTCAGCGTCATGAGGACGGGAGAAGTCACTACCAAGATTCATCAACTCAATGCCGGGGACCAGATCGGGGTTCGTGCCCCTCTGGGCAATGGATTCCCCTACGAGGCGATGAAAGGGAAAAATATTCTCTTTGTCGGAGGCGGTATTGGAATGGCGCCGCTTCGAACCCTGATGCTTTACATGGCGGACAACCGCCAGGATTATGCCAATATCACGGCCATCTACGGCGCCAGGTCTCCAAAAGATCTCTGTTATACTTATGAATTCGAAGAATGGAGATCCGGCGGTGTGGATCTGGTGCTCACGGTCGATGCCGAATTTCCGGGATGGAAAGAACGGGTCGGTTTTGTTCCCACCGTGCTCAAAGAAGTAGCCCCATCCCCCGAAAACTGCCTGGCCATTGTCTGCGGTCCGCCGATCATGATCAAGTTCGTACTTTTCGGCCTTAAAGAGCTGGGGTTCGAGGATCATCAGATTTACTCCACCCTCGAAAAGCGCATGAAATGCGGCATCGGGATCTGTGGAAGATGTAACATGGGCACGAAATACGTTTGTGTGGACGGCCCCGTATTCACTTACGATCAACTCCGCCAGATGGTTCCCGAAATGTAG
- a CDS encoding tyrosine-protein phosphatase yields the protein MIDLHNHMLPGLDDGATNWKQSLAMARMAVEDGIEEVVCTPHWVAGCFENRRKTIVDLVYTFQEKLDAAQIPLKVYPGAELHLDFDLPRKLESGEVASINDMGRFALIELPSDIVPQNMRHFFWELLSRNITPIIGHPERNNALRRHPSRLFRWVQMGAITQVTAGSLAGRFGTNIRRFAVSLLEHHLVHILATDAHGIQGRIPKLSEGYLEARKIVGEEMAHQMVIDNPQQILNGEPVVFYDPIPYRKSPPRSPLRRLVSFLGLGRRVQPS from the coding sequence ATGATCGATCTCCACAATCACATGCTCCCTGGACTGGACGACGGCGCTACAAACTGGAAACAGAGCCTGGCCATGGCCCGAATGGCCGTTGAAGACGGTATCGAAGAAGTTGTGTGCACTCCTCACTGGGTTGCGGGTTGCTTTGAAAACAGGCGGAAAACCATTGTTGATCTTGTCTATACTTTCCAGGAAAAACTGGATGCGGCCCAAATTCCGCTCAAGGTTTATCCCGGAGCCGAACTTCACCTGGACTTTGACCTGCCCCGGAAACTCGAGTCGGGAGAAGTCGCCTCGATCAATGATATGGGTCGATTCGCCCTCATAGAACTCCCCTCAGACATCGTTCCCCAAAACATGAGACATTTTTTCTGGGAACTCCTTTCCCGGAATATCACACCCATCATCGGCCACCCGGAGCGAAACAACGCCTTGAGAAGGCATCCGTCACGGCTCTTCAGATGGGTACAAATGGGTGCAATCACTCAGGTAACTGCGGGAAGCCTGGCGGGACGCTTTGGAACGAACATCCGCAGGTTTGCAGTATCCCTATTGGAGCATCACCTGGTCCACATCCTCGCAACCGACGCTCACGGCATCCAGGGAAGGATTCCAAAGCTCTCGGAAGGCTACCTGGAAGCCAGGAAAATTGTGGGGGAAGAAATGGCGCATCAAATGGTCATCGATAATCCACAGCAAATCCTCAACGGCGAGCCCGTCGTTTTTTATGACCCCATCCCCTATCGAAAAAGCCCACCCCGGTCTCCCTTGAGAAGACTGGTCTCGTTTCTTGGCCTGGGTCGAAGGGTTCAGCCCAGCTGA
- a CDS encoding putative toxin-antitoxin system toxin component, PIN family produces MGKIKVIRVVIDTNVLISALLFGGNPVRLIPLWKTGRIQPIASQKMIKEVLRVLAYPKFRLSRKEIEFLLYEEILPWFEVIEAPAGRPFIAADPSDDIFIWCAESGKADWIISGDDHLLHLKDFNIPILTPRQFLEMIEAKN; encoded by the coding sequence ATGGGCAAGATCAAAGTAATCAGGGTTGTCATCGATACGAACGTGCTCATTTCAGCGCTTCTGTTTGGTGGAAATCCTGTACGCCTCATACCGCTTTGGAAGACCGGCCGTATCCAGCCCATTGCTTCACAAAAGATGATCAAGGAGGTGCTCCGTGTTCTTGCTTATCCCAAGTTCCGGCTTTCCAGGAAAGAGATTGAATTCCTTCTTTACGAAGAAATCCTCCCTTGGTTTGAAGTAATCGAAGCCCCTGCCGGGAGGCCTTTCATCGCAGCCGATCCATCGGACGACATATTCATCTGGTGTGCTGAAAGTGGAAAGGCTGACTGGATCATTTCTGGTGATGATCATTTGCTACACTTAAAAGATTTCAATATTCCTATCCTCACACCACGACAGTTCCTCGAGATGATTGAAGCCAAGAACTGA
- a CDS encoding 4Fe-4S dicluster domain-containing protein, protein MSAKVFIAQENLGTVLDGLSRKIRLWVPASAGEDKHGVEFVPYRPGLAPVLDRQSTILPKKVMLPQVEKLFSYEYLKNPEDPSKVRVKLEEPEDFEPTLVFGAHPCDVKGFFVFDRVFTQGPFVDGYYKKRRENTLFATVVCQEADSACFCSSVGSGPADQAGSDFWIMPVEGGYVVEALTDRALPFMDALGTAPTEAQETAAKELHEQVARQQVGNLDLQDSVESFKTRFEQTAYWQAMAGQCLSCGICTYVCPTCYCFTISDEMKGLKGERLRSWDSCMFCTYTAEASGHNPRPTKLERYRNRVGHKFSYFPEKYDGMIACCGCGRCIRSCPVSIDIRKVVQELKENACVCA, encoded by the coding sequence ATGAGTGCGAAAGTATTCATCGCCCAGGAAAACTTGGGAACAGTCCTTGATGGGCTGTCCCGGAAAATAAGACTATGGGTCCCAGCATCGGCAGGGGAAGACAAGCATGGGGTGGAATTCGTGCCTTACCGCCCGGGGCTTGCTCCCGTATTGGACCGTCAGAGCACGATCCTTCCCAAGAAAGTCATGCTGCCGCAGGTAGAGAAACTTTTCAGTTATGAATATCTCAAGAACCCCGAGGACCCCTCCAAGGTACGTGTCAAACTGGAAGAACCCGAAGACTTCGAACCCACGCTGGTTTTTGGTGCACATCCCTGCGATGTGAAAGGCTTTTTCGTTTTCGACCGTGTCTTCACGCAAGGTCCGTTTGTGGACGGTTATTACAAGAAACGAAGAGAAAATACCCTTTTCGCCACAGTGGTCTGCCAGGAGGCCGACTCGGCCTGTTTTTGTTCCTCGGTCGGCAGCGGTCCTGCAGACCAGGCGGGCAGTGACTTTTGGATTATGCCCGTTGAAGGAGGCTACGTCGTAGAGGCTTTGACCGACCGGGCCCTGCCTTTCATGGACGCATTGGGTACAGCTCCCACCGAAGCTCAGGAAACCGCTGCGAAAGAACTTCATGAGCAGGTGGCCCGGCAGCAGGTGGGCAACCTCGATTTACAGGACAGCGTCGAATCCTTTAAGACGCGGTTTGAACAGACAGCATACTGGCAGGCCATGGCCGGGCAGTGTCTCAGCTGCGGCATTTGCACTTATGTCTGCCCCACGTGCTATTGTTTCACTATCAGCGACGAAATGAAGGGATTGAAGGGAGAACGTCTGCGTTCCTGGGATTCGTGCATGTTTTGCACCTACACTGCGGAGGCGAGCGGCCATAATCCCCGTCCCACTAAATTGGAGCGCTACCGTAACCGGGTAGGGCACAAGTTCAGCTATTTCCCGGAAAAGTATGACGGAATGATTGCCTGTTGCGGCTGTGGGCGGTGTATCCGCAGTTGCCCGGTATCCATCGATATCCGCAAGGTCGTGCAAGAGTTGAAGGAGAACGCCTGTGTATGCGCATAA
- a CDS encoding 4Fe-4S dicluster domain-containing protein produces MSEIKTKQLRELVEAAFPELDTVIGWEAGYDALHTTPVFIKDAKDIGKLVWNPLCVRNLSGYLVKTPPVQSADENKKIGIFVKGCDSRSIVALIQEKFITRDKLYIFGVPCQGTIDWRRVMKAAPLKNIQSVKMDEKQLVVEDADGTHSFALEDVLARKCLRCAYPNPLMYDVLVGEPVAPRVTVKNAYKDVQELENRSLEERLAFWTKELDRCIRCYACRNACPLCVCQDRCIAETREPKWLSQYMHTSEKFLFHFIHSMHLAGRCTECGECERVCPMGIPVTLMKEELNKITRELLNYEAGVDPNAVPPLLTFSPNETGI; encoded by the coding sequence GTGTCTGAGATCAAGACAAAACAATTGCGTGAATTGGTTGAAGCTGCCTTTCCTGAACTGGATACGGTGATCGGCTGGGAAGCGGGCTATGACGCTCTCCATACTACACCCGTTTTCATAAAAGATGCCAAGGACATCGGGAAGCTTGTCTGGAACCCGCTCTGCGTTCGAAACCTCAGCGGATATCTTGTGAAGACGCCCCCTGTCCAGTCTGCAGACGAAAACAAAAAAATCGGCATTTTCGTCAAAGGGTGCGACAGTCGATCCATAGTTGCCCTGATTCAGGAAAAATTCATCACTCGTGACAAGCTCTATATCTTCGGGGTCCCCTGCCAGGGAACCATCGATTGGCGCCGCGTGATGAAAGCCGCTCCGTTAAAAAATATTCAATCCGTCAAGATGGATGAAAAGCAACTGGTAGTGGAAGACGCCGATGGGACACACTCTTTTGCCTTGGAGGATGTTTTGGCCCGCAAGTGTCTTCGCTGCGCCTATCCCAATCCCCTCATGTATGATGTGCTGGTGGGTGAGCCGGTAGCACCGCGTGTTACCGTCAAAAATGCTTACAAGGACGTTCAAGAGCTGGAAAATCGATCTCTTGAAGAGAGGCTCGCGTTCTGGACGAAGGAACTGGACCGGTGCATACGCTGCTATGCCTGCAGAAACGCCTGCCCGCTCTGCGTGTGTCAGGACCGTTGCATTGCTGAAACACGGGAACCCAAGTGGCTCTCCCAATACATGCATACTTCTGAAAAATTCCTCTTTCACTTCATTCATTCCATGCACCTGGCGGGAAGATGCACCGAGTGCGGGGAGTGTGAACGGGTGTGCCCCATGGGGATCCCGGTCACCCTCATGAAGGAAGAGCTCAACAAGATCACCAGGGAATTATTGAATTATGAAGCGGGTGTTGATCCGAATGCCGTTCCTCCCCTGCTTACATTTAGTCCTAATGAAACAGGAATTTAA
- a CDS encoding hydrogenase iron-sulfur subunit: protein MTDSASNKDQPIKIIGFLCNWCSYGGADTAGVCRFKQPTDLRVIRIPCTGRMDPLFVAKSLIYGADGVLVSGCHPRDCHYSVGNFYARRRLEVLKRFLPFMGIDARRFHYTWVSASEGQVWQKVVTEFSEQIHQLGPNPGISQGMDICERLGVESV from the coding sequence ATGACGGATTCCGCATCCAACAAGGATCAGCCAATTAAAATCATAGGTTTTTTATGTAACTGGTGCTCATACGGGGGAGCCGATACTGCCGGTGTATGCCGGTTCAAACAACCCACGGACTTGCGTGTCATACGCATTCCCTGCACAGGACGTATGGACCCTCTCTTTGTAGCGAAATCTCTCATCTACGGCGCGGATGGCGTATTGGTATCCGGCTGCCATCCAAGAGATTGCCATTATTCGGTCGGCAATTTTTATGCGCGTCGCAGGCTGGAAGTTTTGAAGCGTTTTCTCCCCTTCATGGGAATCGATGCCCGCCGTTTTCATTATACCTGGGTATCCGCTTCAGAAGGGCAGGTATGGCAAAAGGTGGTTACTGAGTTTTCCGAACAAATCCATCAGTTGGGACCAAATCCCGGTATCAGCCAGGGTATGGACATCTGCGAAAGGTTAGGGGTTGAAAGTGTCTGA
- a CDS encoding 6-phosphofructokinase, which produces MVRTLAVMTSGGDSPGMNAAIRAVVRRALDRKLKVYGIYDGYEGLVKGGEEIRQLKWEDVGGILQKGGTFLGTARSERFRTREGRYQAVLQMLERKIEALVVIGGDGSLSGAHVLAQEWPEHIEKIRKDHEEMALKGDIPMLQVIGLPGSIDNDLYGTDMSIGADTALNHIIHAMDDLTSTAASHQRTFVVETMGRHCGYLALAATLAGGASWVLVPEEELELRWHQKMVEAIDKARKIGRPHHMVIVAEGARHPDGLAITSNDIKRILTERLGLDVRVTVLGHVQRGGSPTAFDRILSTRLGVAAVDILVDEPDTLHCHMLGLVKNEVVATPLTTVVEKSRAVGTEIESGNYGRALELRGESFKNMLKLVKTLTRIMPAQEQRENGAVAILTGGADAPGMNTALSVAARCLLNQGVKVYGSKDAFLGLIRGDFIELNWDEMVGWVNRPSSEIGTSRVELKTTDLAQMAENIQKYNIKGIIAIGGWGTYTKIAQIAEQRENFDAFNIPIVLLPASIDNNLPLTDFSVGADTALNNIVEAVDKIRHTAGATRRAFIVEVMGRQSGFLALTSALASGAEKAYLPEKGIRLAELNTDVENLKKSFECGKRLVIYIRNEQASFHYTTDFIRRLLEEESEDQFEVRTAILGHVQRGGAPTAFDRILASRMGSSAAMTLLNAIQEQSRDISVLALSGRGISTVSLAEALQEMDLQKGRPKHQWFLQLIEIANTLAKIYAD; this is translated from the coding sequence ATGGTACGAACCTTGGCGGTTATGACGAGTGGCGGGGATTCCCCGGGAATGAACGCGGCCATAAGAGCGGTAGTCCGCAGAGCCCTTGATCGCAAGCTCAAAGTATACGGGATTTACGATGGCTACGAAGGTCTCGTTAAAGGAGGAGAAGAAATCCGCCAATTGAAATGGGAAGATGTCGGTGGGATTCTTCAGAAAGGAGGGACTTTTCTCGGCACTGCCCGGTCCGAGCGCTTCAGAACCAGGGAAGGGAGATATCAGGCGGTTCTGCAGATGCTCGAACGCAAGATTGAAGCCCTCGTTGTCATCGGTGGCGACGGATCTCTCAGCGGCGCACACGTACTTGCTCAGGAATGGCCTGAACATATTGAAAAGATCCGAAAAGACCATGAGGAAATGGCCTTGAAGGGCGACATCCCCATGCTGCAGGTGATAGGACTCCCGGGCTCCATAGACAACGATCTTTACGGCACGGACATGTCCATTGGAGCCGACACGGCCCTCAACCACATCATTCATGCCATGGACGACCTCACTTCAACGGCTGCCTCCCACCAGCGAACCTTTGTCGTGGAGACCATGGGAAGGCATTGCGGCTACCTTGCGCTGGCCGCCACCCTGGCGGGCGGAGCGTCCTGGGTGCTCGTACCCGAAGAAGAACTGGAACTTCGCTGGCACCAGAAAATGGTGGAAGCCATAGACAAGGCTCGAAAGATCGGCCGCCCACATCATATGGTGATCGTGGCGGAAGGAGCGAGACACCCCGATGGCTTGGCGATCACCTCCAATGATATCAAACGCATTCTCACCGAACGCCTGGGTTTGGACGTTCGCGTCACGGTGCTCGGGCACGTCCAAAGAGGCGGATCCCCGACGGCATTCGACCGCATCCTGTCCACCCGGCTGGGAGTGGCCGCAGTCGATATCCTGGTGGATGAACCGGATACACTTCATTGCCACATGCTGGGACTGGTCAAGAACGAAGTCGTCGCCACCCCCTTGACGACCGTCGTGGAAAAAAGCCGGGCGGTGGGCACTGAGATCGAGAGTGGAAACTATGGCAGGGCGCTTGAATTGCGAGGCGAAAGCTTCAAGAATATGTTGAAACTCGTCAAAACCTTGACCCGCATCATGCCCGCCCAGGAACAGCGTGAAAATGGGGCGGTCGCCATCCTCACGGGAGGCGCCGATGCTCCGGGCATGAACACTGCCTTGAGCGTCGCCGCACGCTGTCTCCTCAACCAGGGGGTCAAAGTCTATGGTTCAAAGGATGCTTTCCTGGGATTGATTCGCGGCGATTTCATTGAGCTGAACTGGGATGAAATGGTGGGGTGGGTCAACAGACCCAGTTCAGAAATCGGCACCTCCCGCGTGGAACTCAAGACCACGGATTTGGCTCAAATGGCCGAGAATATCCAAAAGTACAACATCAAGGGGATCATCGCCATCGGCGGCTGGGGAACCTATACCAAGATCGCACAAATAGCCGAGCAGCGTGAAAATTTTGACGCCTTCAATATCCCGATAGTGCTTCTTCCCGCCTCTATAGACAATAACCTCCCTTTAACCGATTTCTCCGTGGGCGCCGACACGGCACTGAACAACATCGTTGAAGCCGTGGACAAGATTCGGCATACTGCCGGCGCCACCCGCCGGGCCTTCATTGTGGAAGTGATGGGAAGGCAGAGCGGCTTTCTCGCCCTCACGAGCGCCCTGGCCTCAGGCGCGGAAAAAGCCTATCTTCCCGAAAAAGGAATCCGGCTGGCCGAACTGAACACAGACGTCGAAAATCTGAAGAAAAGCTTTGAATGCGGGAAAAGGCTGGTGATCTATATTCGAAACGAACAGGCATCTTTCCATTACACAACGGATTTCATAAGGCGTTTGCTCGAAGAGGAGAGCGAAGACCAGTTCGAAGTGCGCACAGCTATTTTGGGGCACGTTCAGCGCGGAGGAGCCCCCACGGCTTTTGACCGTATCCTCGCCAGCAGAATGGGGTCCAGTGCAGCCATGACCCTGCTCAACGCCATCCAGGAACAGTCCAGGGATATTTCCGTACTCGCACTGAGCGGTCGGGGAATCTCGACCGTTTCCCTTGCCGAAGCGCTGCAGGAAATGGATTTGCAAAAAGGACGCCCCAAGCATCAATGGTTCCTACAACTCATTGAAATTGCAAACACTCTGGCCAAGATCTATGCAGACTGA
- the pabB gene encoding aminodeoxychorismate synthase component I: MKPLHYTHPTLHIAEERILNRAADDDAFLGYARTCTRQPFSVVLLSGGKARSPGNNRYSIAGWDPLLIFKSKGTRCTLTTAYETSRIQSDPLQVLDRLFPAMPPEESPRAPLPFAGGAMGYFAYDLKNSIEKLPQTATDDLDLPDILLSWPGKILIHDRLEKELRLLTLATNRESRAHSPIPHPSRPAEVPLKVKAGELQSNFSHEAYLHAVRTVRDYIREGDAYQVNLSQRYQFPFEGEPFELWTAMFHLNPAPFYAYVHGGDHHVLSTSMERFLYRRGSYVETRPIKGTRKRGKTPGEDDLLARDLLQNPKDDSELSMIVDLLRNDLGRVCKPRSIRVEEHKRLETYRNVHHLVSIVKGQLRENTTYGEILRATFPGGSITGCPKIRAMEIIDELEPNVRHIYTGAIGYLGCQNNLDLNIAIRTAIVRGNTCYFSVGGGIVYDSNEEDEYQETLHKGRTLFQLIEKIGKTAV; the protein is encoded by the coding sequence ATGAAACCATTGCATTATACCCATCCAACACTTCACATCGCCGAAGAAAGAATCTTGAACAGGGCGGCCGACGACGACGCATTTCTCGGCTATGCACGAACTTGCACCCGGCAGCCCTTCAGTGTGGTTCTCTTGAGTGGAGGGAAGGCACGATCCCCCGGGAACAACCGCTATTCCATCGCAGGCTGGGATCCCCTGCTCATCTTCAAGAGCAAAGGAACCCGTTGCACTCTCACTACCGCATACGAAACATCCCGCATCCAATCGGACCCTCTCCAGGTGCTGGATCGCCTTTTCCCGGCAATGCCTCCAGAAGAATCTCCCAGAGCCCCTCTTCCCTTTGCAGGAGGAGCCATGGGCTATTTTGCATACGATCTCAAGAATTCCATCGAAAAGCTGCCTCAAACGGCCACAGACGATCTCGATCTTCCCGATATTCTGCTTTCATGGCCTGGAAAAATTCTCATCCATGATCGCCTGGAAAAAGAGCTTCGGCTTTTGACCCTTGCGACAAACAGAGAGAGTCGGGCACACAGTCCGATTCCACATCCTTCGCGCCCTGCTGAAGTGCCGTTAAAGGTCAAGGCAGGCGAACTGCAAAGCAATTTCAGTCATGAGGCATACCTTCATGCCGTGCGCACAGTACGTGATTACATCCGGGAAGGAGATGCCTATCAGGTGAACCTTTCCCAAAGATATCAATTCCCTTTTGAGGGCGAGCCTTTCGAACTCTGGACAGCTATGTTCCATCTAAATCCTGCACCCTTTTATGCCTACGTCCATGGAGGCGACCATCATGTACTCTCGACCTCAATGGAACGCTTTCTTTACCGCAGGGGTTCCTACGTGGAAACCCGCCCCATCAAGGGGACCCGAAAGCGGGGAAAAACACCCGGGGAGGATGATCTTCTGGCCAGGGATCTCCTTCAAAATCCCAAGGACGACTCGGAACTCTCCATGATCGTGGATCTGCTGAGAAATGACCTGGGACGTGTGTGCAAGCCGCGTTCCATTCGGGTCGAAGAGCATAAGCGTCTGGAAACCTACCGGAACGTCCATCACCTGGTTTCCATCGTGAAAGGCCAACTGCGGGAGAATACAACTTACGGGGAGATCCTTCGCGCCACTTTTCCCGGCGGCTCCATCACGGGTTGCCCCAAGATCCGGGCCATGGAAATCATAGATGAACTGGAACCGAATGTGAGGCACATATACACGGGGGCCATCGGATACCTGGGGTGTCAAAATAATCTCGACCTGAATATCGCCATTCGCACCGCCATCGTACGCGGGAACACATGCTATTTTTCAGTGGGGGGTGGAATCGTGTACGATTCCAACGAAGAAGATGAATATCAGGAAACTCTCCACAAAGGACGGACTCTTTTTCAACTGATCGAAAAGATAGGAAAGACCGCCGTATGA